One genomic segment of Rhodopirellula islandica includes these proteins:
- a CDS encoding CNNM domain-containing protein: MLILIVASGLFSGSEAALFSLKERDRKRIGRNGASGRVVTHLLSQPDRLLAAILFWNLLINMTYFTLVAIVSADLSRPGVFTLVCLLTIIFFSEMLPKSFAVMTPARIALSVGVPMTIAVGIVSPILPFVKWANEAAGRLLWPSFEPEPEIELTDIERAIELGTDDATLLRRERLALRSLVMMAEIQADEMMRPRSKLMIVSPPLETSLLGEGSPPGGYLMVADPEDTSGQTILGSIAVRLLRPQQIDDLPSAVEQVLHVPWSAKIAQVYDQLDEQGISVAVVVNEFGEVVGALTVDDILRGVLASTDQLDAAEDQIKRLGGNHFRMPGSTSLRALAKTLGIDLPEERTATVGGHIQRHNERVPRAGDVAPLAEFELVVTEEDEDGIWIEAWLGPESERPSS, encoded by the coding sequence ATGCTCATTCTCATTGTGGCCAGCGGACTGTTCAGTGGCAGTGAAGCGGCGCTCTTCTCGCTGAAGGAACGCGACCGCAAGCGGATTGGGCGGAATGGGGCTTCGGGTCGAGTGGTGACTCATTTGCTTTCCCAGCCGGATCGATTGCTGGCAGCGATTCTGTTTTGGAATCTGCTGATCAACATGACGTACTTCACCTTGGTTGCGATCGTCTCCGCGGACCTGTCGCGGCCGGGGGTTTTCACGTTGGTCTGTTTGCTCACGATCATCTTTTTCAGTGAGATGTTGCCCAAGAGTTTTGCGGTGATGACGCCAGCTCGCATTGCCCTGTCAGTGGGCGTGCCGATGACGATTGCGGTGGGCATTGTGTCGCCGATTTTGCCGTTTGTGAAATGGGCCAACGAGGCGGCGGGCCGTTTGCTGTGGCCATCCTTTGAACCAGAGCCCGAGATAGAGCTGACGGACATCGAACGCGCGATTGAGTTGGGGACCGATGACGCAACGCTGCTTCGGCGGGAACGTTTGGCGCTGCGTTCCTTGGTGATGATGGCGGAAATTCAAGCCGATGAGATGATGCGTCCACGCAGCAAACTGATGATTGTTTCGCCACCTTTGGAGACCTCGTTGTTGGGTGAAGGTTCGCCCCCGGGAGGCTATCTGATGGTGGCGGATCCAGAGGACACTTCGGGGCAAACGATTCTTGGTTCGATCGCAGTGCGGTTGCTGCGGCCACAGCAGATCGATGATTTGCCTTCTGCAGTGGAGCAGGTGTTGCACGTCCCGTGGTCCGCCAAAATAGCGCAGGTTTACGACCAGTTGGACGAGCAGGGAATCAGTGTGGCGGTCGTTGTCAATGAATTCGGCGAGGTTGTCGGAGCGCTCACCGTCGATGACATCTTGCGAGGTGTGCTGGCCAGCACGGATCAGTTGGACGCAGCGGAAGACCAAATCAAACGCTTGGGTGGCAATCACTTTCGGATGCCAGGTTCGACGAGCCTGCGAGCGCTCGCGAAAACGTTGGGGATTGATCTGCCGGAGGAACGCACCGCGACGGTTGGCGGGCACATCCAACGTCACAACGAACGTGTGCCACGGGCTGGCGATGTGGCTCCGTTGGCGGAGTTTGAATTGGTGGTCACGGAGGAGGACGAAGACGGGATTTGGATCGAAGCTTGGTTGGGTCCCGAATCGGAGCGACCTTCCTCATGA